In a single window of the uncultured Dysgonomonas sp. genome:
- a CDS encoding FAD-dependent oxidoreductase — protein MSEAMYDCIVIGGGISGISFAHYMHMAGKKVLIIEKDDNTGGQVQSLFSEKYPNYWREFGAHTCYNSYTRLLSIVKDIECTDLIRPLGKGNYVTYSRGQIRKIFAEMYLPSLILNGPKMFFISKKGKTVKEYFSQIVGSTNYDRLFSRLFRAVISQSADDYPIELFLKHRKDRYKEFPRKYTFNRGLSSFLHSIIEKDELQIERSCEVLDILRNGDGYKVITMEGKIFDTPHVAIATDPQNASRLIKDIEAPLSSLLASIPLFQTESLNVIVPKDRLAIHDVAGIIPVSDDFHSAVSRDLVEDEKLRSFTFHFEKGEKDEDEKFDIICRVLNISRKDILEWKIIRHILPSLRMPHLNMAEQVAKAKQSDAIYLLGNYFYGLSLEDCVHRSLDESERFCSKH, from the coding sequence ATGAGTGAAGCAATGTATGATTGTATTGTGATAGGAGGGGGAATAAGTGGAATATCTTTTGCTCATTACATGCATATGGCAGGAAAAAAGGTATTGATTATAGAAAAAGATGATAATACGGGAGGGCAAGTACAAAGCCTGTTTTCGGAGAAATACCCTAATTATTGGAGAGAGTTTGGAGCACATACTTGTTACAATTCTTACACTCGTTTATTGTCGATTGTAAAAGATATCGAATGTACAGATTTGATCAGGCCATTGGGTAAAGGGAATTATGTAACATATTCGCGGGGACAGATAAGAAAGATATTTGCTGAAATGTATCTTCCGTCTCTTATCCTGAACGGGCCAAAAATGTTCTTTATATCGAAGAAGGGTAAAACCGTGAAAGAGTACTTTAGTCAGATTGTTGGTTCAACTAATTATGATAGATTGTTCTCAAGGCTTTTTAGAGCCGTTATTTCTCAAAGTGCAGATGATTATCCCATCGAATTGTTTCTAAAGCACAGGAAAGACAGATATAAAGAATTCCCACGGAAGTATACTTTTAATAGAGGCTTGTCCTCATTCCTGCATTCCATAATAGAAAAAGATGAGTTGCAAATTGAAAGATCATGCGAGGTGTTGGATATTTTGCGTAATGGAGACGGATATAAGGTAATTACAATGGAAGGTAAAATATTTGATACCCCTCATGTAGCAATAGCAACAGATCCCCAGAATGCTTCACGTCTGATTAAGGATATAGAGGCACCCTTATCGTCATTGCTGGCATCGATACCTTTGTTTCAGACCGAATCGTTGAATGTCATTGTACCGAAGGATAGGCTGGCAATACATGATGTGGCAGGAATAATACCTGTTTCGGACGACTTTCATTCTGCAGTATCGCGCGACTTGGTCGAAGATGAAAAGCTAAGAAGTTTTACATTTCACTTCGAAAAGGGGGAGAAAGACGAAGATGAAAAGTTTGACATTATATGCAGGGTGCTGAATATTTCCCGCAAAGATATACTGGAATGGAAAATAATAAGACATATACTGCCTTCGTTGCGTATGCCACATCTGAATATGGCGGAACAAGTAGCTAAAGCGAAGCAATCAGATGCTATTTACTTGCTTGGTAACTATTTTTACGGACTCTCTTTAGAAGACTGTGTTCATCGATCACTAGACGAATCTGAGAGATTTTGCAGCAAACATTAA
- a CDS encoding TonB-dependent receptor has translation MKKRSDIKGILSLILLFALISTSIKADDIQGENDSVKMKFTAKEIIIESFKQNNNLYIQPVSASLLTSKEIKDFNIVNIKEITSLAPNLFIPDYGSKMTSPVYIRGIGSHRNAPSVGLYVDGVPYFDRSTFDININDIDRIEVLRGPQGTIYGRNTMGGIINVFTKSPFKYKGTNLNLTAGNYNNYQTGLSHYGNVDNKVGYAISGNYLHSGGYFKNTTTEKKADPIDALSTRARISWRVQPQLLMHLIMAYEYSDQDGYPYRVLHKDTGEIDEVNYNTTSYYCRNMATNGFNIEYITERFKVSSQSSFQFYDGKQGLDQDFTPQNLYYVDFYQRQQMYSQEFNIKSLIEGSKYEWQFGLFGFHQNYFQTNDTNNLTNGVHTIQSANNPTDGFAVYHQSTINDLFIPKLSFVFGLRYDWEQTNTTMYGTKLTEAGKPLNDKTSFSQLTPKAAIQYPFGKDGLAYFSVSRGYKTGGFNNTAEQKEDLIFNPEHSWSYEIGSRSGFFNNFLYLDLSLFYIDWENQQISQTKTSGKGFIVKNAGKSASKGVELSAQVNPSRNLSFQLGYGYTNAKYKDYKDYNAATGVTTTYDDNYLPMVPQNTVSLSANYTFDINQKWLDNIVLNAQYIGAGKLYWTDKNDISQDYYGLFNAKVSFVKKDFSIDLWSKNIGGEKYNSYYFSTSSQHYVQRGRPFTCGVNMNLKF, from the coding sequence TTGAAAAAGAGATCGGATATCAAAGGCATTCTTTCGTTAATTTTGTTATTTGCACTTATTTCCACAAGCATAAAAGCTGATGATATACAGGGAGAGAACGATTCTGTGAAAATGAAATTCACTGCAAAAGAAATTATCATAGAATCATTCAAGCAGAATAACAATCTCTATATACAGCCTGTATCCGCTTCATTATTGACAAGCAAGGAGATAAAGGATTTCAACATTGTAAATATAAAGGAGATTACATCCCTTGCACCCAACCTGTTTATTCCGGACTATGGCTCCAAAATGACGTCTCCGGTCTACATCAGGGGAATAGGCTCACACCGCAATGCGCCGTCTGTAGGGCTTTATGTGGATGGCGTACCGTATTTTGACCGTTCCACATTTGATATCAACATCAACGACATCGACCGTATCGAAGTTCTCCGTGGGCCACAAGGTACTATCTACGGGCGCAATACGATGGGAGGTATAATCAATGTATTTACCAAATCGCCATTCAAATACAAAGGTACAAATCTGAATCTGACAGCAGGAAATTATAATAATTACCAAACAGGACTCTCTCATTATGGCAATGTAGATAACAAGGTAGGTTATGCCATATCGGGAAATTACTTGCATTCGGGTGGATATTTCAAGAATACGACAACCGAAAAGAAAGCCGACCCTATAGATGCCCTTTCTACCCGTGCACGTATTAGTTGGCGTGTACAACCGCAATTGCTGATGCATCTGATAATGGCATATGAATATTCCGATCAGGATGGTTACCCCTACAGGGTCTTACACAAGGACACAGGCGAAATAGACGAAGTTAATTATAACACAACAAGTTATTACTGCCGGAATATGGCTACAAACGGGTTTAATATAGAATATATAACCGAACGGTTTAAAGTCAGTTCTCAGTCATCTTTCCAATTTTATGATGGGAAACAGGGGTTGGATCAAGATTTTACACCTCAGAATTTATATTATGTGGATTTCTATCAACGACAACAGATGTATTCTCAAGAATTCAATATAAAATCTTTGATAGAGGGAAGTAAATATGAGTGGCAGTTCGGACTGTTTGGTTTCCACCAAAACTATTTTCAGACAAACGACACCAACAATCTTACGAATGGTGTACATACCATACAATCGGCTAATAATCCCACCGATGGCTTTGCAGTATATCATCAATCAACAATAAACGATCTTTTTATACCAAAACTTTCGTTTGTTTTTGGGCTTCGTTACGATTGGGAGCAAACCAACACCACAATGTATGGCACCAAATTGACAGAAGCTGGAAAACCATTGAATGACAAGACTTCTTTTTCTCAATTAACTCCAAAAGCCGCTATCCAGTATCCATTTGGCAAAGATGGTTTAGCATACTTTTCGGTATCGAGAGGTTATAAGACAGGCGGGTTTAACAATACTGCCGAACAGAAAGAAGATCTTATATTTAACCCGGAGCACAGCTGGAGTTACGAAATAGGTTCAAGATCCGGATTTTTCAATAATTTTCTGTATTTAGATTTAAGCCTGTTCTATATCGACTGGGAAAACCAACAAATCTCACAAACTAAGACCAGTGGAAAAGGTTTTATTGTCAAGAATGCAGGAAAATCTGCCAGTAAAGGTGTTGAGCTCTCAGCGCAGGTAAATCCTTCCAGAAACCTTAGTTTCCAATTGGGATATGGTTATACGAATGCAAAGTATAAAGATTACAAAGATTATAATGCAGCTACAGGCGTAACAACTACATACGACGATAATTACCTGCCGATGGTGCCGCAAAATACAGTTTCTCTATCGGCTAATTATACATTCGATATAAATCAAAAATGGTTGGATAATATTGTATTGAATGCTCAATATATAGGGGCAGGCAAATTATACTGGACCGACAAGAATGATATATCACAAGACTATTATGGTTTATTCAATGCTAAAGTTTCTTTCGTGAAGAAAGATTTTTCCATAGATTTGTGGTCGAAAAATATCGGAGGGGAAAAATATAATTCTTATTACTTCTCCACATCGAGTCAACATTATGTGCAAAGAGGTAGGCCATTTACCTGCGGTGTAAATATGAACCTAAAATTTTAA
- a CDS encoding MFS transporter, whose translation MKLNYQKGGHLFTFFCLYIAQSIPMSFFSTVLPVIMRQQNFSLETIGMLQLLKLPWILKFLWSPMVDRSTYKLNDFKRWIFSSELIYASIILAVSFLDFKTTPYLIIGLVILSFIASATQDIATDSLAVLSFSKKDKSLANSMQSMGSFAGAMVGGGFLLLLYHKFGWGNLLPFLALFVIIALIPLFFFKGNRGNEIIKEKQAEKATANDILGFFKQRGIWKQIVFLFFYYAGLIGILAMLKPMLVDYGYGMKEIGVMSGIVGTSIGCLASFGGGFIVRKIGRHAARLIFAVFTLITTIYFCLLVTVLPVNIATLHLGISLLWGSYGLSVIVVYTTAMDCVRKGYEGTDFTIQTVITHLSGIIMGVSSGKIAAMITYKGLFAVEMCIAAISLTFILFAFKLKAPKEKDETRITE comes from the coding sequence ATGAAGCTAAACTATCAAAAAGGGGGGCACTTATTTACATTTTTTTGCCTGTATATTGCGCAGTCGATACCAATGAGCTTTTTTTCCACGGTGCTTCCCGTTATTATGCGGCAACAGAATTTCTCCCTGGAAACAATAGGTATGCTTCAGTTGCTCAAACTGCCCTGGATACTCAAATTCCTGTGGTCGCCGATGGTAGACCGCTCAACTTATAAGCTGAACGACTTTAAGCGCTGGATATTCTCTTCCGAACTTATCTATGCAAGTATTATCCTTGCTGTTTCATTCCTCGATTTCAAAACCACTCCTTACCTGATAATAGGACTTGTCATACTCTCATTTATTGCATCCGCTACACAAGACATAGCAACCGATTCATTAGCTGTACTATCATTCAGTAAAAAAGACAAGAGCCTTGCTAACAGCATGCAATCGATGGGGAGCTTTGCCGGGGCAATGGTCGGTGGAGGTTTTTTACTGTTGCTTTACCACAAATTCGGATGGGGTAATCTCCTGCCCTTTCTCGCCTTATTCGTCATCATAGCGCTTATCCCACTTTTCTTCTTCAAAGGTAACAGGGGTAATGAGATTATAAAAGAAAAGCAAGCCGAAAAAGCTACAGCAAATGATATACTGGGATTTTTCAAGCAACGGGGTATATGGAAACAAATCGTTTTCCTGTTTTTCTATTATGCCGGGTTGATCGGTATTTTAGCCATGCTGAAACCTATGCTTGTAGACTATGGGTACGGTATGAAAGAAATAGGCGTTATGTCGGGTATTGTAGGTACTTCCATCGGATGCCTTGCATCGTTCGGAGGCGGTTTTATTGTTCGTAAGATAGGACGACATGCGGCTCGCCTTATATTTGCCGTATTCACGTTAATTACTACCATATACTTCTGCCTGCTGGTAACTGTATTACCCGTTAATATAGCGACATTACATTTAGGTATCTCTCTCCTATGGGGAAGCTACGGCCTGTCTGTTATTGTGGTATATACCACTGCTATGGACTGTGTACGAAAAGGATATGAAGGGACGGATTTTACGATACAAACGGTTATCACGCACCTTAGCGGCATCATAATGGGCGTCAGTTCGGGTAAGATAGCCGCCATGATTACATACAAAGGTCTGTTTGCTGTGGAAATGTGTATTGCAGCCATTTCACTCACATTCATACTCTTTGCATTCAAATTAAAAGCACCGAAGGAAAAAGATGAAACAAGAATTACTGAATAA
- the hemN gene encoding oxygen-independent coproporphyrinogen III oxidase, producing MKQELLNKYSIPVPRYTSYPPANFFNESFTAEKFRQIVVESNKENPQHISVYIHIPFCYHMCFYCGCNSQLLRDNDIVLKYIDALKKEIRMVLPLLDRNRKISQIHYGGGTPTSQPVSVLKELNELILSEFDCIENPEIAIECHPGYADEVYWNELVDAGFNRISLGVQDFDEEVLKASNRKAPRMAMEDVVRILRNRNVSLNMDFIYGLPLQTPESFTKTINRAIALRPDRIVTFSYAHVPWVNELQKNLEKVGLPSVEIKSQLYTTAKKLLTDVGYKVIGLDHFVLPDDELFAAQQSKALHRNFQGYCTRRTTGQVYAFGITGISQLATAYSQNTKDLNTYIRQINEGVFPIAKGYILNEEEQITREVISQLMCNYTVNWPELSNTLNIPVTKIKSAVNYNETALQAFAADGIIEYNEDYISILPDAAPFVRNVAASFDKLIDTKENRYSKSI from the coding sequence ATGAAACAAGAATTACTGAATAAATACAGCATACCTGTACCAAGATATACGAGCTATCCACCTGCAAACTTTTTCAACGAATCGTTTACTGCTGAAAAGTTCCGTCAGATCGTAGTAGAATCGAATAAGGAAAATCCGCAGCATATCTCTGTGTATATTCACATTCCGTTTTGTTATCATATGTGCTTCTATTGCGGATGCAATTCACAGTTGCTAAGAGATAACGACATTGTACTGAAGTACATAGATGCGTTGAAGAAGGAGATCAGAATGGTGCTACCCCTACTCGACCGTAATCGCAAAATATCACAGATACACTACGGTGGAGGTACGCCGACATCGCAGCCCGTATCGGTACTTAAAGAACTGAATGAATTGATATTATCGGAGTTCGATTGTATAGAAAACCCCGAAATAGCCATTGAATGCCATCCCGGCTATGCCGATGAAGTGTATTGGAATGAGCTTGTAGATGCCGGATTCAACCGTATCAGTCTCGGAGTACAGGACTTTGACGAGGAGGTATTGAAAGCATCGAACCGCAAAGCCCCGAGAATGGCTATGGAAGATGTAGTCCGCATATTACGCAACAGGAATGTGTCGCTGAATATGGATTTTATATATGGGCTGCCGCTGCAAACGCCAGAATCATTTACCAAAACAATTAACAGAGCCATCGCACTGCGTCCCGACAGGATAGTTACTTTCTCTTACGCGCATGTACCCTGGGTAAACGAATTGCAAAAGAATCTGGAGAAAGTTGGTTTACCATCGGTGGAAATAAAGAGTCAGCTATATACAACAGCGAAAAAACTATTAACCGATGTAGGCTATAAAGTTATCGGACTCGACCACTTCGTACTTCCTGACGATGAATTATTCGCAGCTCAACAATCGAAAGCGCTGCACCGTAATTTTCAGGGATATTGCACTCGCCGGACTACAGGGCAGGTTTACGCATTCGGCATAACAGGTATCAGCCAGCTGGCAACTGCCTACAGCCAGAATACTAAAGACCTGAATACTTATATCAGGCAAATAAACGAAGGTGTTTTCCCTATTGCAAAAGGCTATATATTGAATGAAGAGGAACAGATTACACGCGAGGTTATTTCTCAACTAATGTGTAATTATACGGTCAATTGGCCGGAGCTGTCCAATACATTGAATATTCCTGTGACGAAGATAAAATCTGCGGTTAATTATAACGAAACAGCATTACAGGCATTTGCTGCCGATGGGATTATAGAGTATAATGAGGATTATATAAGCATCCTTCCCGATGCTGCTCCTTTTGTCCGCAATGTAGCTGCGTCTTTCGACAAACTGATAGATACAAAGGAGAACAGATATTCTAAATCTATCTGA
- a CDS encoding VWA domain-containing protein: protein MSDNKNTTRWRLILGSDTRALANVGLNEQQSVMDAALAAIYDGNTSQSGAGGKKGGLGPSAPNLAKWLTDVRTFFPQDVVSVIQSDAIERKGLTKLLFEPETLKNVKPDISMVGTLMALKGQIPEKSKETARQLVKEVVDEIMKRMEQNLRRAVTGALNKKAHSPISNFASTDWKRTINRNLKNYDTKTKRLIPEKFYFFERSQKQKNWTVILDIDQSGSMADSIIYSSVMGSIFASMPTLDTHVVAFDTQVTDLTELCRNDPVDMLFGVQLGGGTDINKSVAYCQELITNPRKTMFILISDLYEGGVRAGLLRRLSQMHEDGVKVITLLALSDTGRPDYDANLGKEISKLGIACFACSPDKLPELVEAALRGMDLTKFGQKDKV from the coding sequence ATGAGTGATAACAAAAATACAACCCGTTGGCGCCTCATACTCGGTTCCGATACCCGTGCTTTGGCCAATGTGGGACTGAACGAACAACAGTCGGTAATGGACGCCGCCCTTGCTGCCATTTATGATGGGAATACCTCGCAAAGTGGGGCAGGAGGTAAGAAAGGCGGGCTTGGTCCCTCGGCTCCTAATCTGGCAAAATGGCTGACTGATGTCCGTACATTTTTTCCACAGGATGTGGTGAGTGTAATACAGTCGGATGCTATCGAGCGAAAAGGACTTACTAAATTATTATTTGAACCTGAAACGCTTAAAAATGTGAAGCCGGATATCTCGATGGTGGGTACATTGATGGCTCTGAAAGGGCAAATACCCGAAAAATCGAAAGAGACCGCACGCCAACTGGTAAAAGAAGTGGTCGACGAGATAATGAAGCGTATGGAGCAAAATCTGCGCCGGGCAGTTACAGGGGCATTGAATAAAAAAGCACATTCACCTATCAGCAATTTTGCTTCCACAGACTGGAAACGAACCATAAACCGTAACCTCAAGAATTACGATACGAAAACAAAACGCCTTATCCCTGAAAAGTTCTACTTCTTTGAGCGCAGTCAGAAACAAAAGAACTGGACGGTGATACTTGATATAGACCAGAGCGGTTCGATGGCCGATTCTATTATCTATTCATCAGTGATGGGTTCTATCTTTGCCAGTATGCCTACATTGGATACGCATGTGGTGGCGTTTGATACACAGGTTACAGACCTGACGGAACTTTGCCGAAACGACCCTGTCGACATGCTTTTCGGTGTACAATTGGGAGGTGGTACAGATATAAACAAATCCGTAGCTTACTGTCAGGAGTTGATAACCAATCCTCGAAAGACGATGTTTATCCTCATTTCCGACCTCTATGAAGGCGGTGTGCGTGCGGGATTGCTACGAAGATTGTCACAAATGCACGAAGATGGAGTAAAAGTTATAACTTTGTTGGCATTATCCGATACTGGACGTCCTGATTATGACGCAAATCTGGGTAAAGAGATCAGCAAGTTGGGAATCGCTTGTTTTGCCTGTTCACCGGATAAGTTGCCTGAATTAGTTGAAGCAGCTTTGAGAGGGATGGATTTGACAAAGTTTGGACAAAAAGATAAAGTATAA
- a CDS encoding DUF5682 family protein, protein MTNHYNIFGVRHLSPGASYHLIQYLEEKKPKCILIEGPSDATDMLHNIANKAVKPPIAVLAYTTELPIETVLYPFASYSPEYQAICWGVKKKLDVRFIDLPSDIMLKLRQERYREANETADEFYMFHNGLYDKVARHYEEDDYESYWERNFEHNLNTGTFKEGLSYQSGQIRDMVVDKEYESVPYDYSYNLIREAYMRREIQQVIAEGFKPEEIVIIVGAYHVSGIQCDLPPMSDAELNNIPRVASQITLMPYSYLRLSSRTGYGAGNRAPYYFELMWKAIQQDRMGDLSAVYLSKIAKALREKGDNASSASVIEAVRLANALTSLRGGSLPVLKDLHDAVVTCFGGGDLPSVAEAINKVDIGTAIGSLPEGVSQTPVQEDMNQELKRLKLTNYKSAVAQELTLDLRENLKVKTKDAAFIDLNRSTFLHRLRVLGIHFAEQVRVSQDSATWAEKWILRWTPEVEIEIVEANLKGETLEIAAAYQLKEQLNECADVSLAAKIIRQACECHLTNIFDNALSTLQRLLVDSNDFKETAYAAHELSILIQYGDLRQFNLEPLIPILQQLFLRSSLLLVDASSCDDKAARSITQAINVMELISQQQYETVDVETWQKELLKLAWRDDLNTKLSGTAFSILLEHNLTSEDDCAKEVSRRLSPGVPADLGAGWFEGLSGRNRYALLSRVSLWKELDKYVEQLDDEEFFRSVVFLRRAFGEFEPNQKNSIAELLGDIWGTGAEVTAEILQSELTDIETEKLDELNDFDFDF, encoded by the coding sequence ATGACCAATCACTATAATATTTTCGGTGTACGACATCTGTCGCCGGGAGCATCCTATCACCTGATACAATACCTGGAGGAAAAGAAACCCAAATGTATCCTGATAGAAGGACCTTCCGATGCTACGGATATGCTGCATAATATTGCAAACAAGGCTGTGAAACCACCTATTGCAGTATTAGCCTATACTACCGAACTGCCTATCGAGACCGTGCTGTATCCTTTTGCATCCTATTCTCCCGAATATCAGGCGATATGCTGGGGTGTGAAGAAGAAACTGGATGTACGGTTTATCGACCTTCCCTCCGATATAATGCTGAAACTACGACAGGAAAGGTACAGGGAGGCAAACGAAACAGCAGACGAATTCTATATGTTCCATAACGGGCTTTACGACAAAGTAGCCAGGCACTATGAAGAAGACGATTACGAAAGTTACTGGGAGCGGAATTTTGAACATAACCTCAATACTGGTACATTCAAGGAAGGATTGAGTTACCAATCGGGACAGATACGGGATATGGTAGTGGATAAGGAATATGAAAGTGTCCCTTACGATTATTCGTATAATCTTATCCGTGAGGCTTATATGCGCAGGGAAATACAACAGGTTATCGCAGAAGGTTTTAAGCCGGAAGAAATAGTCATTATTGTTGGTGCATACCATGTATCGGGTATTCAATGTGATTTACCTCCGATGTCGGATGCCGAACTCAATAATATTCCCCGGGTTGCTTCTCAGATTACGCTGATGCCGTATTCATATCTTCGCCTGAGTAGCCGTACAGGATATGGTGCCGGAAACCGTGCACCGTACTACTTCGAATTGATGTGGAAAGCCATACAGCAGGACAGAATGGGAGATTTATCGGCTGTCTATCTCTCAAAAATAGCTAAGGCATTGCGTGAAAAAGGAGATAATGCCTCGTCTGCAAGTGTGATCGAAGCTGTACGGTTGGCAAATGCTTTGACTTCGCTGCGTGGAGGTTCGCTCCCTGTGTTGAAAGACTTGCACGATGCTGTTGTTACCTGCTTTGGTGGAGGTGATTTGCCTTCCGTTGCCGAGGCTATTAATAAGGTGGATATAGGAACGGCTATCGGTAGTTTGCCCGAAGGCGTGAGCCAGACTCCGGTTCAGGAAGATATGAATCAGGAACTGAAACGCCTGAAACTAACCAATTATAAATCAGCAGTAGCGCAGGAACTTACTCTTGATTTGCGCGAAAATCTGAAAGTAAAGACAAAAGATGCTGCCTTTATCGACTTGAACCGCTCTACCTTTTTACATAGGTTAAGAGTATTAGGTATACACTTTGCCGAACAGGTACGTGTATCTCAGGATAGTGCCACATGGGCCGAAAAATGGATTTTGCGCTGGACACCCGAAGTAGAGATTGAAATAGTAGAGGCTAATCTGAAAGGTGAAACGCTTGAAATAGCGGCCGCCTACCAGTTGAAAGAACAATTGAATGAATGCGCCGATGTTTCGCTTGCTGCCAAAATTATCCGGCAGGCTTGCGAATGCCATCTGACAAATATATTTGATAATGCACTAAGTACCTTACAGCGCTTACTTGTTGATTCCAATGATTTCAAGGAAACGGCATATGCTGCGCACGAACTATCAATATTGATACAATACGGTGACTTGCGGCAGTTCAATCTGGAACCGTTAATCCCTATTCTGCAACAATTATTCCTGCGCTCGTCGCTATTGCTTGTAGATGCTTCGTCTTGCGACGATAAGGCCGCCCGTAGTATTACACAAGCCATCAATGTGATGGAACTGATATCGCAGCAGCAATACGAAACCGTAGATGTGGAAACATGGCAGAAAGAATTGCTGAAACTGGCATGGCGCGACGACTTGAATACAAAACTGTCGGGTACGGCATTTTCTATTCTGCTGGAACACAATCTGACCAGTGAAGACGACTGTGCAAAGGAAGTTTCGCGACGTTTATCCCCCGGTGTCCCTGCTGATTTGGGTGCGGGATGGTTTGAAGGCCTGTCGGGAAGGAACCGCTATGCATTGTTATCGCGTGTCTCGCTTTGGAAGGAGTTGGACAAGTATGTCGAGCAACTGGACGATGAAGAATTTTTCCGTTCGGTTGTTTTTCTGCGGCGTGCATTCGGGGAGTTTGAGCCAAATCAAAAGAATAGTATTGCCGAATTGCTTGGCGATATCTGGGGAACAGGTGCAGAAGTCACGGCAGAGATATTGCAATCTGAATTGACAGACATAGAAACAGAAAAACTGGACGAATTGAATGATTTTGACTTTGACTTTTAG
- a CDS encoding transposase, translating to MGRQNPPQRYSIRLYEYDYSQEGLYFVTICTKDKVCLFGDIVDGEMVLNDVGKMINEQWHNLKQYYINIDLHEYIVMPNHIHSIIQIVDDVVGVPLVGTRNINGQPQGIAPTTLNSKTLGDIIGSFKSITTNLYIHGVKQNNWTAFNGKLWQRNYYEHIIRNDDSHQKITEYICENPKYWQTDDYYN from the coding sequence ATGGGCCGGCAGAATCCACCTCAACGATATAGCATTCGCCTTTATGAATATGATTATTCGCAAGAAGGATTATATTTTGTGACCATTTGTACGAAAGATAAGGTATGTTTGTTTGGAGATATTGTTGATGGCGAAATGGTGTTGAATGATGTGGGGAAAATGATCAATGAACAGTGGCATAACTTAAAACAATATTATATAAATATCGATTTACATGAATATATTGTTATGCCAAACCATATACATAGTATAATACAAATTGTTGACGATGTTGTAGGGGTGCCCCTTGTGGGTACCCGTAATATAAACGGGCAACCACAAGGGATTGCCCCTACAACGCTAAACAGCAAAACGCTAGGGGATATTATAGGCTCGTTCAAATCGATAACCACTAATTTATATATCCATGGAGTAAAACAAAATAATTGGACAGCGTTCAATGGAAAACTATGGCAACGCAACTACTACGAACACATTATCCGTAACGATGATTCACATCAGAAAATAACAGAATACATTTGCGAAAATCCTAAATATTGGCAAACAGACGATTATTACAATTAG